In Oscillatoria sp. FACHB-1407, the sequence ATCGGAGCGTAGTATCATACTGGCAAGCTGCATCCTTATAGCAGTACTCACTAAGGTTAGGACGGAGTGCAGGGGTGGAACCCCTGGTTGGGGGCGCAGCCCCACACCCCCTTATGTCCTGATGCATAGGCGTAGGGCTATAAATGGAAGTGGCATGAATTTCACCGTTCCTGCTCATGCAATATGACACCTGGAATCAACTTCTCCACCGTTATGTAGATTCGCAAGGTCGAGTCAACTACACTGCCTGGAAAGAGGAATCCGTCGAGATCTTAGATCAATGGTTGATTGAGATCCGTTCCACTCAATTGATAGAGTTAACGACGACCGAGCAACGGTTGGCACTATGGCTTAACCTCTACAATGCGTTGGTGATCGCCCAAGTGTTAGCCTTCTATCCGATCGCCACTATTCGCCCGACGATCTTTGGCATTCCTGATTGGATTTCCTTCTTTCGCTTCTTTTCGCGTCCACTCTATCAATTGGATGGCACCCGTTATAGCTTGAATGCGATCGAACATGGAACCTTGCGGAAGGAGTTTACTGAACCCCGAATTCACTTTGCGTTGGTGTGTGCGGCGATCGGGTGTCCACTGTTGCGGGCGGAGGCGTATGAACCGGAACGAGTGTATGCTCAGTTAGAGGAGGATGCTCAGCGGTTCATCACCAATTCTTACAAAGTTCGGTATGACGCCCAAACGCAAACGCTCCATTGCAGTCAAATCTTTAAGTGGTACAAGGCAGATTTCTTAAAGGTGGCTCCGTCGCTAACGGCATACATTCAACGGTACTTGCTAACTGTGACAATGCCTGATGTGACTCGCGTCCGCTACCTTCCCTACGATTGGCGATTAAACCAACGCAATAATCAGAGGCATTTGCTGAAGTAGCAACTGTCTTCTGTCAGGGTGTGGCATGCGGTCAACAAGTTCTTGGCGTAACTGAGAAATTATAGCTTTGGTCAGCAAGCTTAAGGCAAAGGCAATGGCTCCAACCCGGATGCTGGGGAGGCTTTCTGACTCGCCTCCGCCCCATCGAATGTGGCTACGGCTATAATGCCGAATGCTACGCCCCTCCATTCTCCTACCGCACTTCTTCATAGAACCGCTTCAAATTGGTTGCAGAGACTCCGATGCCCCATAAAAAACCAATACTCAAATAGATAAACGTTGCTTTCCAAACGCCCCAATGAGCCACACGGCGATCGGAGGACTGCACAACCCGATTAACCTGACGAATCCGCCCATAGCGGGTCAATTTCAGACACAAATCCGCCTCCTCCATAATGGGCATTGCCGCATCAAATCCGCCACACTGCCAAAAATCTTGCCGCCGACAAAACATGACCTGATCCCCAAACAACAGGCGCAAACCCTTGAAGAAAAACAAATGAGGACGGAAGAATAATGGGGCGTAATAGGTTTTGAGATAGTTGTGTAGAGACACACTCCAACGGGTGACGTGGGTTCCCTGCATGAGCGAAATAAAGCCACCACAGGCGATCGCCGGATCTGTCAGGGTTGTCTCAATCACCGTTACCAGATCATCAGGCACCAGCGTATCGGCATGAAGAAAACAGAGAATCTCTCCAGTTGCCACCGTTGCACCCAGGTTCATCTGAACCGATCGCCCCTGGTATTGGGCTGCAACGACTGTGACGCCTGCTTGATGAGCGATCGCCACTGTCTCGTCTTGGCTGCCTCCATCAACGACGACAATCTCTCTGGCAGGTGGATTGAGGATGCTCAAATAACGCAGCGTCCGCTCCAGACAGGAGGCTTCATTTAACGTCGGAATAATGATAGAAACTTGAGCCACTTCACCATCCAAATCTTTTCAATCCATACTCTACTGAGATAGCTATATGGAGCGATCGCGGGTTATATCAAATCCGTTTAATTAACCCTAATTATGGTAAGGGGATGCGGTTGAACTCGGCTAGGTTCAAGTGTTATCTGCTAAACCCACCCGTGCAACATCGCAGTCATGAATCCGGGTTTGATATGGGGTCAATAATGATTGTTTTGTCTCTCTATTTAGCTAGCCTATAGCAATGGTTTATACCTCTATCTTGAGGATTAGAGCTTTCAAGAATTACATTTCTACAAATTTCTAGAATGACGCTATTTGCTTGTTTTTACTACTCTTTGAAAGCAAACTGAATCTTGTAATATTTTGAAAAATTTGCCCTATTCCTTAGATAGATGATTGCAGAATTTCCTCAGTTTAATGTCTAAATTGAAACGTGTTAAATCATTTGATATAAGCCAAAGGTTAGGTTTCTAATCGCCTCAAAAGCTAGAAACGGTGGACTCCCTGTCCTTCTAACTTTGGGAATACAGAAAGGACTTAACACTATTTTGTGCTTCAAATGCTTGTGCTCAAAATGAGCAGTTTGTGTTTAGAAAAGGTGGTCACAGTTATGTGAAATATCCTTTTCTATTTACTTATCTCTATATAATTTAGTGGTGGAAGGAAATGAGAACAAAATCGCAGTATTTTACAGCGTCATGGTTATGGCTTCCGGTAGTTGGATGCTTGAATTTTGCTGTTTCTCTCCCTGCGATCGCGGCTGTTGAAGTTAGCGAACCTGAAGTGATAGAGCTTGAAACAGACATCCAGACAGATATTGATACGAATCTTGATACCGAGGTGGAGTCAACTGATAACGATGCGTTACCGTTATTAACGCAGCCTGAATTAGGAGAAGATGCTGCCTCTGAAAATTTGGGTTCGGCTGTCCCTGAATCGACGGATTCTCAATCGACAATTGCTCAGTCCACTGTGATTCAGTCAACGGTTGCGCAGGCAACAGAAAGCGGAGGCAGTAATTCATCATCCACTGCAACTACTCCAACGGTTCAACAACTCGCCGCACCGTCAGTAGCCCAATCCGATATGGGGCAGGTGACATCTGTTAGTCAGCTTTCAGATGTGCAACCGACCGATTGGGCGTTTCAAGCGTTGCAGTCTCTGGTTGAGCGATATGGCTGTATTGCAGGCTATCCCGATGGCACCTATCGCGGCAATCGTGCTCTCACTCGCTATGAGTTTGCTGCTGGCTTGAATGCCTGTCTTGATCGCGTCAATGAATTGATCGCTGAAGGCTTGTCGCAAGCCGTGACACGAGAAGATTTAGCAACGCTGCAACGTCTGCAAGAAGAATTTGCGGTTGAACTGGCGACTCTACGGGGTCGAGTCGATGCTCTCGAAGCTCGCACCGC encodes:
- a CDS encoding DUF547 domain-containing protein; this encodes MQYDTWNQLLHRYVDSQGRVNYTAWKEESVEILDQWLIEIRSTQLIELTTTEQRLALWLNLYNALVIAQVLAFYPIATIRPTIFGIPDWISFFRFFSRPLYQLDGTRYSLNAIEHGTLRKEFTEPRIHFALVCAAIGCPLLRAEAYEPERVYAQLEEDAQRFITNSYKVRYDAQTQTLHCSQIFKWYKADFLKVAPSLTAYIQRYLLTVTMPDVTRVRYLPYDWRLNQRNNQRHLLK
- a CDS encoding TIGR04283 family arsenosugar biosynthesis glycosyltransferase; its protein translation is MAQVSIIIPTLNEASCLERTLRYLSILNPPAREIVVVDGGSQDETVAIAHQAGVTVVAAQYQGRSVQMNLGATVATGEILCFLHADTLVPDDLVTVIETTLTDPAIACGGFISLMQGTHVTRWSVSLHNYLKTYYAPLFFRPHLFFFKGLRLLFGDQVMFCRRQDFWQCGGFDAAMPIMEEADLCLKLTRYGRIRQVNRVVQSSDRRVAHWGVWKATFIYLSIGFLWGIGVSATNLKRFYEEVR